TTCTGGTCATGGAAAACCTGATCAGTAATGCCATAAAGTTCTCTCCCGGCGGCGGTCGGATCTCGTTGACCGGCAACAAAACCGGCAACAGCTACGAGATTAAAATCACCGATGAGGGGATCGGCATGAGCGATGATGAGTGCTGCCAGGTTTTTGACCGCTTTTATCGGGCCGATGTGTCGGAGTCGGCACCGCAGGGATTTGGCCTGGGATTGACATTGGTCAAGCAGCTGGTGGAAGCACACGGCGGCGAGGTTCACGTACACAGCATCCCCCGTCAGGGCACGACGGTTTCTTTCCAACTGCCGATCCGAAATGGCGCGTTTTAATGTCCTCAGATCAACACACACTACACATCCACCAGCTCAGCACCTTCTTTTTCACTACCCAGGGCATCGTCAAAGCGGTGCGCGATGTCAGCTTGTCACTTGCCGCCGGACAGACCCTGGCTTTGGTCGGTGAATCCGGCTGCGGCAAATCCATGACCGCCCTGTCGGTTCTGCGTCTGGTACCGCAACCGGGGCGTATTGTCACCGGACAAATCTATTTTGGCGATGTTGACCTGCTGCAACTGTCCAACGAAGAGATGCGCCGGGTACGCGGCAACCGGATCGCCATGATTTTTCAGGACCCTATGACCGCACTCAATCCGGTCTTCAACATCGGCAGTCAACTTGAAGAAGTGCTGAAGCTCCACTTGGGGCTGGATCGAAAAGCTGCCCAACAGAAAAGCGTCGACCTGCTTCATCAAGTCGGTATCCCCTCGCCGGCACAGCGTTGTCACGATTATCCCCATCAGCTCTCCGGCGGCATGCGCCAACGGGTGATGATTGCCATGGCCCTGGCTTGCAATCCCGAGGTCTTGATTGCCGATGAACCAACCACAGCCCTTGATGTCACCATCCAGGCGCAGATCATGGCGTTGCTCGACGAGCAGCGCCAGCAACGGCGCATGGCCAACCTGCTCATCAGCCATGACCTCGGTGTTGTAGCCCAGAATGCAGACATTGTCGCGATCATGTATGACGGGCTGATTGTTGAACAAGCTCCGGTCACCACGTTATTCAACGCCCCCCGCCATCCATACACCCAGGGCCTGCTGAACTGCATTCCCCATCTCGGCCAACGCCATAAATCGCTTTCCAACATGCCGCAAGGATCCTTCTGGCAGAACTGCTCGCAAGACTTTGCCCCGCGCGGTGCCGAATGTGCACCATTGTGCACCATCGGCGAAAACCATCTTGTCCGGATGTGGGAGTAAGCGTCATGCCAACACCGTTACTGGAACTGCGACATATCCATAAGAGCTTTACCGTCAGCGGCCCCCAGCATCTGGGCAAACGGGTTCAACTGCCGGCAGTGTGCGATGTTTCCCTGCAACTGGAACGGGGCAAGACATTGGGACTGGTTGGCGAATCCGGTTGCGGCAAGTCCACTATCAGCAAGCTGATCATGGGTCTATTAACACCGGACAAAGGCACGGTTCACTATCAAGGCACCTGCCTGAGTCAACTGTCGCCGCGCCAATGGCGGCCTTATCGACGCCAGATTCAGATGATCTTTCAGGACCCATACGCGTCCCTGAATCCGCGCATGACGGTCGAACAGATTCTGTCAGAGCCGTTCATCATCCACACCCGGCTCAACGCAACCGAGCGCCGCAAAAAAGTGGCGACACTGCTGGACACGGTTG
The nucleotide sequence above comes from Desulfuromonas acetoxidans DSM 684. Encoded proteins:
- a CDS encoding ABC transporter ATP-binding protein, with product MSSDQHTLHIHQLSTFFFTTQGIVKAVRDVSLSLAAGQTLALVGESGCGKSMTALSVLRLVPQPGRIVTGQIYFGDVDLLQLSNEEMRRVRGNRIAMIFQDPMTALNPVFNIGSQLEEVLKLHLGLDRKAAQQKSVDLLHQVGIPSPAQRCHDYPHQLSGGMRQRVMIAMALACNPEVLIADEPTTALDVTIQAQIMALLDEQRQQRRMANLLISHDLGVVAQNADIVAIMYDGLIVEQAPVTTLFNAPRHPYTQGLLNCIPHLGQRHKSLSNMPQGSFWQNCSQDFAPRGAECAPLCTIGENHLVRMWE